The genomic DNA catagaaaaatcaggtgtaattctgctaggtttgcctttatatgttacttggccttttccctttgctcttcttaatattctttctttagcctgtattttggtgttttgattattatgtgacaggGAACTTTGTGGTTCACTCTGTTTGGtgctctgtaggcttcttgtactttcattggcatgtctttctttaggttgggaaagttttcttctatgattttgttgaatttttttctgcacctttgagttgggtttcttcaccttcttctatacctattattcttgggtttaACCTTTTCTCAGTGTACtgtatttcctggacattttgtgttagggacatTTTGTGctatgattttctttggtcaagaggctgggaaacagggagtaccctaagagagacatgcatgataccctgaagaagaggaaggggttaGGATCTCTTGAGCctattgggaacatgggggggatggatgggagaaggagctggcagaattagagggggagaaaaggaggggagaggaggaaatgggggagcaggaagattgagtatggtgaagaatagaggagaacaggatgagagatgtCATAATTGATGGAGACATTAtagatctgaggagagatctggcactagggagaattccagagatctacaaggataacaccaactgtcaatttaagcaatagtggagaggcttccttgaATGCCgttccctgataatgaaattgatgactaccttatatgccaccctagagccttcacactgtagctgatgtaagcagaagcagatacctacaggtaaacactgaactgaactcctggaatccagtaacaaagagggaggagaaaagagcaaaggagtgagctggtgaaaccaacagaattaaattcataaaaaagacagtctggattcttccatgcattgtaagacaaactcccatttctggagttcttaccttctacactgatgctaacaagtcaggtaaggctggttataaagcaggtgaggtaagtaaagtagttcaaagtccatatacatctgtacagaaggcaaaattatatacaattctcatggtgcttatggatttcacagaaaCTCTTAATAttgttactgattcccaatatgcagagagagttgtcttaTGCATAGACACCACAGAATTTGTTGATGGGGaaggtacttctgtgtatgcttatcttattattattgaataaaatactgtttggccaatgagatagcaagttagaggggactaggagtcaaagaggattctgggaaatgtagtagagaagtggtgatccaggcaggaagtgccatagcaaggagactcatatttaagcaaaggaaaccaaAAGTATCCCTTTTTCCCTCCGCTCttgctccagcggcaggatgtgatccactggcaagggaggacgccaacaaggtgtccctgataatactgaattaacctcgttgttcttacaattacaggaaacaatcagaaacagaagtaatcctctatacattatgcatatcagatcccatatgggtctgccaggcccactagcacaaggcaatgatgagactgatcgtttattaattggcactatgctagaagcctcagaatttcataaaaaacataatgcaaatagcaaaggtttaaaaaaggacttctctaccACTTGgccacaagccaaggagatagtgagaaactgtcctacttgttccttttataaccaaactctgctgccagcaggctgtaatcctaaaggcattcagaggaatgagatctggcagatggatgtctttcattttaaagaatttggaaatttgaaatatgtgcatcatactattgacacattctcaggtttccaatgagctactgctctcaactctgaaaaagctgattctgtcattacacacctgctagaggtgatggaagttatgggtatacctgcacagataaaaactgacaatgctctagcatatgtctccacaaaaatagaacagttcttcaaatattataacataaagcatgtcacaggtataccacacaatcctacaggacaagcagttgttgaaagaTCTAATGGGATGCTTAAGGAGATTCTCCATAGACAAGCTGGTAAgtctaaaccccccaaacataggttacatattgctttattgacactaaactttcttaatgccaatgacaaaggacaaacagctgtggaaagacactggactatagAAAAACCTGCTGAACTGAAttaaccagtgtacttcaaagatgtactgacctcggtatggaaacctggacctatgttacgttggggtaggttttgcatttgtttccacagaagaaaaactttggatgccATAACCCTCttgacaaggatgactgacaggtatttactgaggtatatctcataaactaaataaaagcctcccaaaggaaagggaagtgctttgtttttatcttcacaggaaaactcatctccagaagtcaaaggacattaTATGGGTAGATATTTAAGGAAAAGAgagtagctataaccatcaaacaaaaggaaagtgccATACCGTAAACTTTACAGCAGTATCTcaagtaattttatttctcttcatttcctagacCCTATTCAAATAAATCAacactggatttagagttggatttggctttcctcccctaaaatccaagtatgttgtttaactaaattttagagtttctgtattatatcaagaagccaattgatgtaatacagaataaatgaagaatttgaggactatcttttgtcttttcttggctttctttcaaggcgtacaccctctcataattgttgttttcccagggttgcctttcccagtgtacatacatatacaagcaaacatatctctgctaacacttatatttgagtcccatacagccaatgaagacctgcctaaCAACAATTCCTGGATGCTCCagaggaattgggccatacctcctagactgcactggatccaacttactccatttcaactgacactccgaccagagcttcTAATGCtggcttcaatcaagttgaggatttcatcatagatcttcaatcaagcaaatcccatctaacatggactggagataacccattagagactttcactctgctaacattttctttccacaggaccccacaaggctaccatcgtcccatttcagcaggaagtaacttggcaGATGCTACACCCctattccccattattgtctattagggtagtgtcagcctagttaggaataactttcttatggtttagagttgggattggaaggaggtgttcaggttggacacccctttcagatgactttagggcttagccaaaatagacatagttaggatgtgcaatagcagattattgtatcttcttgtatttcacctttatgattgttaattttggatgttttatactattaagttttaatcctcttttagactaaaaggggaattgtagggaggcACTGTagcctcctaggagctagctacagCTGTAGCTTGActatgcctgtcagggcgtggtcaggggaggttcaggatgatacGTGGgtggggaattcttaaggggcagcagagacacagggagctccctctctctggcctctctagCCTGCTGTCTCTGGGCATGCTCTAGcttgtgcttggccggtattacttgaataaagatatcataaCCTGTAACTTCTCATAAtactcttgtattctgttggttatgcttgcatctgtagttcctgattgatagcccatcttttctaattccagcattccctcagactgtgtttttttttattgtctctatttcagcttacaaactttgcactgtttgaatagtttcttccaatttttgctttatcctttcttctttaaaggattttctcatttcctcttttagggtctctgtcaccttcatgaagttgtttttaaggtttttcttttctgtgttggtatgttcaggtcttgctgctgtagaatccctagactctggtggcatcttattggtttttctgttgttgaatgtgttcttatattgttgtcttccgatcccttcttccagtgggtcacacggggtctcttcctctcctggtgggtatgatTCCAAGGTTTTATtcctggtgggtgcaagcaggtctaatactctgatgggtctcatggtgggtgcaggctggtctgaggcactccctctcccaGTGTGTAGGAGCAGAACTAGTACAGAGATGTCATCAGCTTGAGGTTGCTTATTCTGTTAAGGGTGAGTGGACTTGCCTGAAgtccccaggacaggagttcccagagtcaTACACAGGAACTTTATGTGAAGGGCAGAGCTTaactcttcattttcctttacttTGTGCTGTGTGTCTTACTCTGTTCTGTTCTTTGACCAtgcagtttttcttttactttttccccCAGTTATTCCCCTTCTACCTTTTCCctgatgtttttttcttctatgtctttccttccactatcTATTTTTCTCTTATCCCTTTTATACATCCTCATACAAAGATTACTATGCAAGAAAAGATTACCTCACAACCAATAACTTAcatattttccaaaaacaaattaaaatctttacataagaagaaattacaaaaatcacaagttacatgtttttcttaaaaGCCCACAAATaactaaacatttttctttgtattaattttcccACCATCACATCTTCATGTCAAAGCAATGATTCTTTTATAATTGATAGCAAAGTTTTAATCAAGCCAAGTATATTTTAGTCAGTTCTTTTTTAAACAGGCAGATGTTTGCAATTTCAGTGTAGCGGATTCCTACAAAACTTAATTCAAGTGGCCAGCTACCATCTATTTTTTATACACAATAGGGTCATTTAATCTCCTTTcataactttgtttttttaaggtgCATACTGGGGTCTATGCTTATTCTGTAAGTCATATAATCAAGGAACTCAGGCCTAATCATGGGTGTAGGTATATAATTGCTTTCTGTAAAGCAGAGTTTGTGAGTCTATAATGCATAAAACAtgcttgttcttattttttattctctgtAAATCTCATATCTAGTGAAAGAGAAGGTAAATTTCAgtctattttttccctttttgtatcTCTTATTGGAGCAATTGGCAGAAAACTAGACCATTTCACTAATCATCTTTACTAATTGTCTTAACCATCAGTATCTGTTAGGCTAACTCAGAAAGTCCCATTAAATCACAGATCTAACCTGGCATCATAGTTCCTATAAAAATCATCTTCTTATGGATCTGCAAGTAAAATGCAaggctgggcactggtggcacacacctttaatcccagcactcaggaggcagaggcaggtggatctctgtgagttcaaggtcagcctggtctacagagtgagctccaggagagccatggatacactgagaaaccttgtctcataaaaaattaaacaaaaaaatcaatcagtAACAAATTCTCTGCaagcatattttttttatttccattaaaaaGTACTTTTGTATCTATTTTCAGCAGTCCCTTAGGATAAATGATGGTCTTGGTTTGCAGTCACCCTGAGAATTCATTGTTCTTCAGTGCTTCCAATAAGACACAGAGGCACAGCTCTTCCTTTACAACACAGACAGTGAATTTTCATATCGTGCTGCATGTTACCCTTTGCAAAGTTTACAATACTTCAGACAAGTGAGTTGTAGTAATAGAAATGACAATTCCTTACACCTTCCTACCAAACAAATTAGGAAATATAATATCTCTACGACAACAAGAAAGTCAGTCAGTTGTGTATTTTAGATTAGAATGAAATGAGTAGAGATGGTCCATCCAAGCATTTTATTACCAGGATAATGGCTGAAATATGGAAGTGCACATTTACTAGAATCAAGATGCACAACCAAGGGAAGCTTTTAAACTAATAAATGGTAagtattttagtatatttttatgtttacctATAGAGATACAATGACAAGTGACTGTAAGATGCAAAAAGGTCTTAACATCAGAGAACTTACATAATAGTCTTACTATTCAATGAAACTAAATACAATTGTATGTCTTGCCCTGTGAGTCATATATTCTCATGATATTGTTTTCCCTTATAGTATACTCTGAGAATGTGTGGTATAGGTAATtgttgaagcaaaaaaaaaatcaataggtTCAAATGAGAAAACTGTAGAGCAAGTATTATATAATTAGACATAGATACCAATGCCAGTGGCACAAATTTCCTCAGTGAGACTATTATAAAATATGTTGTTTAATGAATACATTTATTTCCTGAAGAACCTTAGAGTCCATGAcactgttgtttttaaaagtctaaagttacATCAGAGTTAAATAAATACCAGGATGATGAATTTTCTGCTAAACCAAAGTTGGTTTGATACACTTGGTTTCTTTATCTCAGGCTGCTTCATCTGCCTGAGTGTCCTATCCCAAGTCTTCAGTTACTGTGGAAACACTttacagggactggagagatagctaagaACATTGTCTCActccatctataatgagagcTGATGCTTGCCTCTTCTGGCAGGTAGGTTCTATGTGTCAATAGAACACCATATgcacaaaataagcaaatcttaCAAGAATTTACAGACCCAAATGCACAGATATCTCCTTTTATAAATTTCTGTAAAAGACAAAAGGGAGGACATTTTTCCAATTgttgatttttaataatttttctatttgtagTGTTTTctgctgggattgacatgtaaaacaagcttgttttctaatttaaattaaaaaatgtaaaaaacaataaCTTACAGTTCACAGGCTACAAATAATTTTAGTTTATCATCAGTTTAGAAGACATGATCTTAtgcattttcttcttcaaatgtcttaaatttttattatgacAATAAAAAGTTAGTAAATTTTTTTCCCTAGAGATATCACCAAAACTTCGTAAAAGAAATGTTCCATGAAGTGAATTCTAATTAGAATTAAgataaaattttacataaaaagctttcaaaaatatcataattttgcaaaataataaaaataattttaaaactaagacTTCTCAAAGCAGAATTTCCTGGTGAGCCCCCTGCAACAAATGAAAACCAGAATGCTTTTTACTTGATCGTATTTGGTAAcatactaaaatataaataagtaaacaaccAAACATAAAGTCTTAGAAAtggtaaatgtttttctttttatccttttctttacattctttaggagatttgtttatttcttgaatgtttttggtttgtcttttcctcaatttcatgtaattttttgcttgttttttcttctatttctttaagggatattcttgttttctctttaatgatCTCtatcataatataatttttaaggtccatctcttcttcatcctctgggttgggcttttcagttcttgctggtgtggactccctagattctggtggtgtcaaattggtctttctgttgttgagtgtgttcttattctgttgtcttcgcatccattcttccagtgggtgcaggtggggtctgtcCCTCTCTTCTAGTCTTAGGCAGCAGGCATAGGGCAGAGAGCCAGATCCTATCTACTTTAAACCATGGAAATATGAAAACTGCTCTGTTGCATCAATAATCAATGGTACCAGCACAAAACTGATACTAATGAAATTGTATTGGAAGTAAGTATTATCTGGAACTTTACCAAAGATGCACCATTTAGaattcttataaggaaaacaattgaATTCATCCATGTTTATTACAAGAAAATATTAGGAAAACaatataattaattattttttaaaaatcactaatgACTGGTTAGTTTAAGTTTTGTTGAATTGGTTATAATAGACTCAATAAACAAATTCTAGTTACCGACAGAGACCAAGATTGAATCTATGGATATATGTATTAAATTCCAAATGcatattattatttgtttgttattttgagttTACTTTACAAATTAATTAGGAGGAAATTACATGTTATCTTAGTTtcaatgaattagaaaaaaaagcaggaaatttCTACTAAGCTTTAAGTATATTATTGTAATTATTCACTTGAAACTTTTGACACTTATAAAACTATTAAATTGGTAGAATAAATGAAGGCTTAATGCTGAATCAACATACTCTAGAAATATAAAGTATTTGTGTTATTAAACTTTTTCTAAACATGGATGAGTCTTGAATATCTACTTCAGATATTTATAGGTGAAACACTAGTTAATACTTTTCATACCAATCTTTGCCCCCCTCTCACTTGTCATAAGTCAGAAAACATGAGAGGGAAATAATACTATTAAAAAACAGAGATTATGGTAGCATGTAGAGATGTTGATTCAGTTTGAAATTGTATGTTCTTCACGCTTCCCAATTATTTTCTAAGCATTTTACTCAGATCATCACCATCCTGACCCTACAAGAATCTCATTTCATGTTACCATTTGCTTAAatcctttgttgtttttatttcttagaaatCTTGGATATGTGTATCCCTAAATTAGAACCTTTATGACTAATGGGAATACACAGAGTTATCTAATATAaccacaaaattttaaatattgcaaaCCTGAAAAGTATAATGAAATAAAGTATAGGAAAGGTGAGCAAAGATTAATGAAACTGAAGACCTATatttcagccaggcgttggtggcctttaatcccagcactcgggaggcagaggcaggcggatctctgtgagtttgaggccagcctggtctccagagcgagtgccaggataggctccaaagctacacagagaaaccctgtctcgaaaaaacaacaacaacaaaaaagacctaTATTTCAAATGACCAATATTCTTTCCATAAATGCACAATTATGGCATACTCAATTCTTTACAAGAAGGggaattattattcttttaaacatAATAATGAGGTGGACACCAGGTTCATggataaatactaaaataatttataaaatatatgcacaCTGGTTAAACTTCTGACTAAGAAATTTCATAAgctggaaattatttttaagtgtgtaatTTGTCTGAAGTTCTTTTGTAGACATGTTGGAATAAAAGAGTAATGAAGAACCAGTCAGTAGAGATTGTGTTCATTTTGCTGGGACTGACAGATGACCCTCAGCTACAAATTctgattttcctgtttctgtttttcaattaCATCTTAAGCCTGATGGGGAACTTAGTGATCATCCTCCTCACCCTGCTGGATTCCCGCCTCAAGACTCCAATGTATTTCTTCCTCAGGAATTTCTCCTTCTTAGAAATTGCATTCACATCTTCCTGCATTCCACGATTCTTGATAAGCAGTCTCACTGGTGACAAAACAATTTCCTATGGAGCTTGTCTGACTCAATTATTCTTCTTCTTTCTATTACTAATCACAGAGTTTTACCTCCTGGCTGCCATGTCCTATGATCGCTATGTAGCCATCTGCAAACCACTGCATTACCCCATCATCATGAACAGCAAAGTGTGTCACCTACTGGTCATCAGCTCCTGGGTGACTGGGTTCTTGTCCATCTTCCCCCCTTTGATGTTGGGACTCAAACTGGAATTCTGTGCTTCCAAACTGATAGATCACTTCCTATGTGACACTTCTCCTGTCCTCCAGCTGTCTTGCACAGATACACGTTTCATAGAATGGATGGCTTTTGTCATAGCTGTAATGACACTTGTCATTACCTTGATCTTGGTGATCCTCTCTTACACACTCATCATCAAAACCATCCTAAAGTTCCCTTCAGCTCAACAACGGAAAAAGGCCTTTTCCACCTGCTCCTCACACATGGTCGTTGTCTCCATCACTTATGGGAGTTGTATCTTCATGTACATGAAAACATCAGCCAAGGAGAGGGTGACTTTAAATAAAGGTGTAGCTGTGCTCAACACTTCTGTGGCCCCTCTGCTAAACCCTTTCATTTACACCCTAAGGAACCAGCAGGTGAAGGATGCTTTCAAACAGATGCTTCACAAATTGTGTTCTTCTCAAAACAATGGGTTAAGATTTAGGCCCCAATAGCATGCTCTTGTAACATgactgaaaaaatgaaaatgattgaTTGTCAAATATACCCATTGTGGCCTATGTCATTCCTCCCTTTTACTGCTTAGATCATATTAAGAATTCTAATTGCTCTTTGAACATCTTTCAGAATACATCTTCTGAATCACTATGAGGAAACTGCTTCTTCCATCGACAATGTGTAATTCTATCTTTACTCAAAAATCTCTCATCTCATAAATTACATGTTTAAATACTAGATGTATTGTACAAGTAATTGTTATTTGACATTCTGAATTACTTCTATATGTGTACTAATTGCTAAGCATTTTATTCACTGTTTAATATTTTGCTTTGCTAAAATTAGAGACAAACACAGAGCATGAAATTATTCTATAATGTATAATGGCTGTTGTTGTGGAAAGTCAGTAGACTATCTGAAGATTAAAGTAGTCTTGTAGAAGGAAGTACCTTGTTAGattcaataaaacaaagatcGAAGCACACTGCGATGATAAATATGAAGCATATAAAGGAATGTGTAATGAAatggaacacattttaaaatgttcacttgtcatttttatttcttcttttatgaatTCTCTGATCAGATCCACAGCCTACTTTCTGATTGGGTGGATTGTTCTCTTGATTTTTGAGTTCTTCTTCCTATACTCTAGATATTAATCCAATTGGTGATAATGCTGGCAAAGATTTCTTCTATTCTATGAGCTAT from Cricetulus griseus strain 17A/GY chromosome 1 unlocalized genomic scaffold, alternate assembly CriGri-PICRH-1.0 chr1_0, whole genome shotgun sequence includes the following:
- the LOC100769519 gene encoding olfactory receptor 6C6 — protein: MKNQSVEIVFILLGLTDDPQLQILIFLFLFFNYILSLMGNLVIILLTLLDSRLKTPMYFFLRNFSFLEIAFTSSCIPRFLISSLTGDKTISYGACLTQLFFFFLLLITEFYLLAAMSYDRYVAICKPLHYPIIMNSKVCHLLVISSWVTGFLSIFPPLMLGLKLEFCASKLIDHFLCDTSPVLQLSCTDTRFIEWMAFVIAVMTLVITLILVILSYTLIIKTILKFPSAQQRKKAFSTCSSHMVVVSITYGSCIFMYMKTSAKERVTLNKGVAVLNTSVAPLLNPFIYTLRNQQVKDAFKQMLHKLCSSQNNGLRFRPQ